Proteins co-encoded in one Gallus gallus isolate bGalGal1 chromosome 27, bGalGal1.mat.broiler.GRCg7b, whole genome shotgun sequence genomic window:
- the SOST gene encoding sclerostin: MQISWAVCSVCVLIQIASRAAGGWQVFKNDATEIIPEITENTETPMEQIYSNNNTMNQAKHGGRHIQQAPDPNDVSDFSCREMRITRYVTEGPCRSLKPVKELVCSGQCVPSHLLPNSIGRGKWWRQNSPDYRCIPAHTRTQRIQMACPEDETRTYKFRAVTACKCKRYTRYHNQSELKDFGKEPSRQQKNKKSRLSRARSSKPNQHELENAY; encoded by the exons ATGCAGATCTCCTGGGCTGTGTGCTCTGTCTGCGTCCTCATCCAAATCGCATCCCGGGCAGCTGGAGGGTGGCAAGTGTTCAAAAATGATGCGACAGAAATCATCCCCGAGATCACCGAAAACACAGAGACCCCAATGGAGCAGATttacagcaacaacaacacGATGAACCAGGCAAAGCACGGGGGAAGGCACATACAGCAAGCTCCGGACCCTAATG ATGTCTCCGACTTCAGCTGCAGAGAGATGCGCATCACCCGCTACGTGACGGAGGGGCCGTGCCGCAGCCTGAAGCCCGTGAAGGAGCTGGTGTGCTCGGGGCAGTGCGTCCCATCCCACCTCCTGCCCAACTCCATCGGCAGAGGGAAGTGGTGGAGGCAGAACTCCCCGGATTACCGCTGCATCCCGGCTCACACCCGCACGCAGCGCATCCAGATGGCGTGTCCCGAGGATGAGACTCGGACTTACAAATTCCGAGCTGTCACAGCCTGCAAATGCAAGCGCTACACTCGGTACCACAACCAGTCCGAGCTGAAGGACTTTGGGAAGGAGCCCTCCAGGCAGCAGAAGAACAAGAAGTCGCGTCTGTCCCGAGCCAGGAGCAGCAAACCGAACCAGCACGAGCTGGAAAACGCCTATTAG